The window ATTCCTTGGGCCGGACATGCCAATTATGCTTCCAGCAAAGGAGCGGTTAGGATGTTGATGCAAACCCTGGCTCAGGAATATGGAGCGGATAAAATCCGTGTGAATTCTATTTGTCCGGGAGCTATCCAGACGCCTATCAATCAGAATGCATGGAATACGCCTGAAGCACTCAATTCCCTTCTTACCCTTATTCCTTACAACAGAATCGGACAGCCGAAAGATATCGGGAACTTGGCCGCTTTCCTTGCAAGTGATCTTGCAGACTATATTACCGGAACCAGCATCTTCGTAGATGGTGGAATGACTACTTTTGAGAGTTTTTCTACGGGAGGGTAGTATCGTTCAAGGTTCAAGGTTTAAGGTTTAAAGGTTAAAGTTTTTGAGGGTGTTTTCATAGTTTTAAAAGACGCTCAATATTATTCATTATTTATTGCTCATTACTTATAATCATCGTTTATGTCAGAAAAGCAGAGAATTTCAGATGTTTCTTGGAAAAAATGGGGGCCCTATGTAAGCAACCGGGAATGGGGACTTGTCCGTGAAGATTACAGTGAAAACGGAGATGCATGGAATTATACCAATCATAACACCGCAGAAGCTAAAACTTACCGTTGGGGCGAGGAAGGAATATGCGGAATCTGTGATGATCTTCAAAAACTGGTGTTCTCTGTGGGATTCTGGAATAAGAAAGATAAGATGGTAAAAGAGCGGTTCTTTGGACTGACGAACGGACAGGGAAATCATGGGGAAGATGTAAAGGAATATTTCTATTATCTTGATTCTACCCCTACGCATTCCTATATGAAAATGTTGTATAAGTATCCTCAGAACACTTTCCCCTATGAAGATCTCGTAAAAACAAATGCCGCAAGAGGAAAAGAAGAGCCGGAATATGAACTGATTGATACCGGGATTTTTGATCATAATGAATATTTTGACATCTTTATCGAATACGCAAAAGAAAGTCAGAATGATATTTTGGTCAGACTCACGATCATCAATAAATCTGAAAAAGAAGCCCCTCTCTTCATTTTGCCTACAATTTGGTTCAGAAATACATGGAATTGGGGATATGATGATTATAAGCCTCAATTATACGCAGAAGATGCTGACCATATTCATGTGAATCATCAGGATATTGAGATTAAAAATGTCTATGCAAAACAAGCTTTAAAGACCCTGTTTTGTAACAACGAGACGAATAACGAAAGGCTTTACCAATCATCTAATGAGTCAAAATACTGTAAAGACGGTATCAATAATTTTGTGATGACAGGGAATTCTCAGTCCGTGAATCCACAGAATATCGGGACCAAGGCTTCTTTCTTTATTGATGAAGATTTTAAAGCTGGCGAATCCAAAACATTTGAATTCAGGCTTTCAGATAAGGATCTGAGGGAACCATTTAAAGACTTTAACACTCTTTTCGAACAAAGACAGAATGAAGCAGACGAGTTTTATGCAGACATCCAGAAAGGAATTTCCTCGGAAGATGAAAAGCTGGTACAGAGACAGGCTTTCGCCGGAATGCTATGGAACAAAATGTTCTATCATTACAATGTAGAAAAATGGCTGAAAGGAGATCCCTCCGAAATGCCTCCGCCAAAGTCCCGCGAGAAAATAAGAAACTATGGCTGGAAGCATCTGAATAACGAGCATATTATCTCCATGCCGGACAAATGGGAATATCCCTGGTATGCAACCTGGGACCTGGCGTTTCATACCATCAGTTTTTCCCTGATAGATCCTGATTTTGCAAAACATCAGTTAAAACTTTTCCTGTTCGAATGGTATATGCACCCTAACGGACAGCTTCCCGCTTACGAATGGGATTTTAGTGATGTAAATCCTCCCGTACATGCATGGGCCGTTTTCAGAGTGTTTAAAATTGATGAATATTTAAAAGATAAACCCGATCTTGAATTTTTAGAAAGTGCTTTCCAGAAGTTATTGATGAATTTCACGTGGTGGGTGAATAAAAAAGACCTTAATGGGAATAATATCTTTGAAGGAGGCTTTTTAGGACTTGATAATATTGGCGTTTTTGACCGGAATTCAGTTTTACCGAACGGAGAACAGCTGGAGCAGTCGGATGGTACAAGCTGGATGGCCATGTTTGCCCTCAATATGATGCGAATTGCCCTGGAACTGGCTCTTTACAATAAAGTGTATGAAGAAATGGCAATGAAGTTTTTTGAGCACTTTCTGTCGATTGCCCATTCACTGGATAATATGGGAGATGAAAACTTCAGTCTTTGGGATGAACAGGATGAATTCTTTTATGATGCAATAGCTTCCAGTGACGGAACACATATGTATCTGAAGTTAAGAACCATTGTTGGGCTGATTCCTATGTTTGCTGTTGAGGTTATTGATGATGAAATGATTGAAAATCTTCCCAATTTCAAGAAAAGAATGAAATGGGTGCTGGATAACAAACCTGAACTGGCTTCTCTGGTTTCAAGATGGGAAGTGAAAGGTCAGGATTCCAAACACCTTTTGTCTCTGCTTCGGGGGCACCGCCTGAAAAGACTCCTGAGCAGAATGCTGAATCCGGATGAGTTTTTAAGTGACTATGGAGTAAGGGCTTTATCAAAAGAGTATGAAAACACTCCTTACAAGTTAACACTGAATGATACGAATTACAGTGTGAAATATACCCCGGCAGAAAGTGATAGCGGGCTTTTCGGAGGAAACAGCAACTGGCGCGGCCCGGTGTGGTTTCCTATTAATTTTCTGATCATTGACAGCCTGCAGCGGTTTTTCTTCTATTACAGCCCCGATTTTTTGGTGGAATATCCTACGGGAAGCGGAAACTATTCGAATCTGGATCAGATTGCCGATGCTTTAAACAAAAGGCTGGCGAAGATCTTTTTAAAAGATGATAACGGGAAAAGACCGGTTCACGGACAATACGAAAGATTTCAGACCGATCCGGATTTTAAAGATTATATGCTCTTCTATGAATATTTTCATGGAGATAACGGCCGTGGAGTAGGAGCTTCCCACCAGACAGGATGGACGGGGCTTATTGCCAAAATACTTCAACCTAGATTTTCCAAAAAAGAAATGGCTGAGTCCGAAACGGACATGCCGGATGATCTTGAAAAAACAAAAAAGAAATAAAAGGGCAAATATGTTTTACTCAAATATTTGCTGAATGATTTCCAGGGATGCTGGAGTCTTAAAATCTGTGATATGATAATGATAGTACACCAAAAGGCTGTCCAGGAAATCTTTTCTTAAGGAAGAATGAATTTTTGTAGCATAAAAATCTTCTGCACAAAGCGCTTCTTTCCATAGTGTGGAGATTTTTTCATTGAAAAGCTGATGGCTTATTCTAAAGGAAAAAGTTCCGGTCTCCGGATCTAAGAATTTACCTTCACCCAACAAAGGAGCAACTCCCTGAATTTTTAAAAAAGCCAGCAAAAACAAAAGGTGAGCCTGATAATTTTTATTCGTAAGCTCCCTGATGAAATGATCAATTCCGGAATAAATCGGAATATTTTTATTCTCATATTTCAGGATATGGCTCAGGAAATCTGAAATAAAGAAAATGACAGTATTGACTTTTATATCGGTATAAATGTCATTATTCCTTACCAGCTCAAATTTTGAAACAGAGGGTATACCATTGCCCCTTACTGGATTTACCGAAAAATTAAGCTGGCTCAGTGGCTGGAGCAGGGCCTTCTTTTTATTCTTTTTAGCATAAATTCCTTTCAGAAAGTAGCTTTGAAAACCCTCTTCTTCTGTAAAACAATGCAGTACAGCATCATTTTCTCCATATTTGATGAATGAAAGTAAAAAACCGTTTTGTGAATTCATTAATTAATTGACTACTCCTATTTTCGCGGTGGCTTTGTCAGATCCGTCTTCATTGGTCATCAGAACAAAATAAATTCCTGATGCTACTCTTGTCCCTTTCTGATTATTAAGGTCCCATTCATAGTAACCTCCCCGTGCCACTGCAGAATGTACCACATTTCCTGCTGCATCCACAATTCTTATATTGGTTTTTTCTGCAAGCCCTTTAATGGTCACTTTTCCTTTGAAATTAGAATAAACAACAGGGTTAGGATATACTACCACATCCCCGAAATTGGACGTTACATCCGCAATATCACCTTGGTATGTTACAATACCATTATACGTTACAAAATATACTTTACCTGTTTTTTTGTCAATTTTGATGTCTGTAACGCTGTTTGTCGGGAGAGGTGAGTTTTCTTTGGTAAAATGTTTAATCGTTTTCTGCCCGTCGGAAGAAAGATAATATACACCACCGCCGTCAATAGATACCCATTTGAAGTCTCCTGCGTCCACTGCAATCTGAAGAATGGCAGATTCTCTGAAAAGTTCTTCACCCAGACCATTTTGTTCTATCACTATAGGCTCTACCTTAGGTTGTGAATTTTTTATTTCAGAGGCCGCATTAGGCATTATCCTTAATCCTCCGTCTGTTCCTATCCATGCATCTCCGGATTTATCAAATGCTACAGATAAGATTCCTCCGGAACTGTTGAATCCATTAGACGTACCCAGAATATAATCTGAATCATCGGAAAGGTTGAGTGCACTTTTATAATCATACACCCAGAAGTTATTAGATCTTGGCAGTGGAGTCCACAGCATATTTTCATGGAAGACAGTTTTTTGTATACCGTCACTGGCAAGAATGAGTTTTTTAATGATAAAATCATCGGCGGCTTTATCATAAATTCCCATGGAAGGGTTTCCGTCATTGAATCCAAAAGAAACAAAAAGATTGTTTTGGTTATCAGTAGCAAAACCTACAGGACGCCTGTAAAAAGGATTTGCACCAAGATTATAATATTTTACCAGTTCAAAATCTTTGTTTGCTGCATCATATTTCATTCTGTACACACCATTTTCAAACATTGTATAATTGGTAAAGAGTACTTCATTACTGTTATATGGGCTTACAATGGCATCCAGTACATTAACGCTGTTTATCTTCTTGTTAATAAAAAATGATGGATATATCCATTCTGTGCCATTGAAATAATAAAAGCCAGGTTTCTTTGGGTTATTAGCAGGAAAATTGTAATTATCTAGTCTTGCACCGCTAGAAACAAGCATTTGATTATTATCAAAGAGATTAATGTTATATGAATAATTGAAATAAGGACCCGAAGGCTTGTAAGTAACATTGCTTTCGTCTTTTATCCCTGATAATACGGTCCCTCCCAGAATTTTTCCACCAGCCGTTAGGGCGGTGTTACATTCTTCTCCAAGACTTACTGCATTTTGCGATACTCCGTTTGTTCCATAGGTATAGACTCTGTTGTCCGTTACAATAACATTGTTAGTGGTAATGACCACATCACGGATGTTTTCAAAAGTGGTAGGCAACTGAATAGGAGCTCCGTTATTGTAGACATAAGCAGCGGTAGCAGTTGAAAAGGCCAGTTCAGATTCCGAGTCAATGTGTTTAAAGGACCCGGGAACTTCGGTTGTCCATGTACTGTATACCGGGAAAGTAGTATTCATCTGGTGGCTTTTTAATCCTGTACTGGTTACAGAATATACCTTATTGCCGAATATGGTAGCTTCATTACTTGCCTGATATACACCGCCAGTAATGAAGAATGCAGAATCTCCGAATTCTTTATTGGTAAGATTAAACAAGGAAAGTCCATAGCCAACAGAAACAACAGCCTGGTTTCCGGTTATGGAAATATGGTTGATCTTTTTATCTCCATTATAACCGGCCGCTATAGGGATGTCAACAATATATTTGATTTCCTGAGGAGTAATGACATCCATAGATCCATCCTGGTAGCCAATAAGCCCGATTTTAGTCTGCGGATTATAATCGAAAGCCGTGATTCCGATATTGTGCAGGCCATTGGCCTTGGACAACTTCGTAATTTCTCCTGTTGCTATTGTATAATAGAATATTCCGTTTTCTGTGGCGGCAATAATTTTCCCATTGTCTTCTTTCATGGCGAAAACATTGTTATAGGAAAACAGGTCTGCCCATTTTTTTGATGAAATGACCTGAGCTTTTGTAAACTGCAGAGATGCTAAAATACCAAGAGAAATTAGAGAGAGTTTTTTCATATTATACGGTTATGCTGCTGTCTATTGCCTGGTTGTTCCAGGAAATATGCTGTACGTTTTTGTTTATATCAAAATAAAAATCTATTCTGCCTAAAAGAAGCCCTGCCCATCCAACTTGATTCACCAGTACATTTTTGCCCTGTCTGTTGGTATAGGTTTGAGGTTCCGGCAGAAAAGTATGAGTATGGCCGCCTAAGATGATATCTATATTTTCTGTATTGGCGGCTAAAATTGTATCACATATTTTATTCGGTTCATCTTTATAATCGTAACCGATGTGTGAAAGACAGATCACAAGATCACACTTCTGATCCTTTTTCAGGAAATTTGAATAATGCTGTGCCACCTCTATCGGATTGGAATACACGGTTTCTCCATACTGTTTTTTACCTACAAGGCCATCCAGCTGAATTCCCACTCCGAAAATTCCTACTTTAATTCCGTTTTTGTTAAAAATCTGATAAGGAGAAGTTCTACCGTCAAGAACCGTATTTTTAAAGTCATAATTGGAACAGATAAAAGGGAACTTTGCATTAGGCAGTACCTTCAAAAATCCGTCAAGACCATTGTCAAAATCATGATTTCCCATCGTGGAGGCATCATATTTCATCATAGACATTAATTTGAACTCCAGTTCTCCTCCAAAGAAATTGAAATAAGGAGTTCCCTGAAAGATGTCTCCTGAATCCAGCAGCAGTACATTGCTTTCCTGATTTCTGATTTGCTGAATTAAGCTGGCTCTTCTGGCAAATCCTCCCTGGTTAGGATTCTTTGTGTAGCTGGCATCGAAAGGCTCTATCCTGCTGTGCTGATCATTGGTATGAAGAATAGTGAGTTTATTTGCTGTTTTTTGGGTAAGAATTTTTAGTTCTTCCGCCATCATCATATTGGGAGCTAAAGCCATTGCTAAAGATCCGCCTCCTATTGCTTTTAAAAAACTTTTTCTATCCATTATTTCTTCCCGATAAAATTTAAACGAACATCAGAACTGGCTGATACTTCAGGGGTTTTCTTAAAATAATCAATAAATAAATCTCTCATTTTAATCCCTGTTGCAATAGATTCTCCTTGGGTAAAGAATTTCATATTGTCACCTCCCAGTGCAAGATAATCTGAAGTGGCAATATAATAGTCTTTGGTAGGATCTACTTCCTTTCCATTGATTAATGATTTGATGATCTGTCCGTTCTTTGTTTCAATATATAAATGAGAAACAGGATTGTTGACCTGCGTTTTTGCATAATACTCAAAAAGCCCCTTCAGATCTGCTCCTTTCATTTTCACAATTACAACCTCATTCTCAAAAGGCATTACTTCAAATACATTTTTCAGTAAAATATCTCCTTTTCCTATTGTCGTCCGGATTCCTCCGATATTGATCAGTGCAGCGTCTAAATTTAGCTTAAGGTGAGTTTTGATCCATTCATTACCTCCTTCAAACGTGTAGTCGGCTAAAAGATTTCCCAGGTTGCTGTTATCGTCCTGCTTGGTAAGGTCCACATTCGTGTGTGAGATCTTCTGGTTCATTTCTTTATCCAGTTTCTGCTTATAAGGCTCGATAAATTGTACAAACTCCTCTTCATTTTTTAGTTCATTATTAATAGAAATATTTTTCTGGGTCTTTACAGTCATGAGCTGCGGCGCAGAAGCCGTTTTGCATGCTGTAAGGGACGCCAGGGCAATTCCTAGTAACAAGAATTTATTTTTCATAATCTTTTTAGTATATGCAAATATAACTATATGTCTAATAAAACATTATTATTTATTATAAATTCTTAGTGTAAATGATTAAATTTGGCAAAAATAATTCTAACAGATGAGCATTTTAAAAGGAGTAGGTGTTGCATTGGTAACACCCTTTAATGAAGATTTATCCGTTGATTTCGACAGTTTAACACAGCTTGTTGAATACAATATTGAAAACGGAACCAATTATTTAGTAGTATTGGGAACTACGGCAGAAGCCGCAACGCTTTCTGCAGAGGAGAAGAAACAGGTAATTGAGCATATCATTAAGGTAAATAATAAACGTCTTCCTTTGGTATTGGGAATTGGCGGTAACGATACTCTTGACGTCAAGAAACAGATTGAAGAAGCAGATCTTTCAGCATTTGAAGCAGTACTTTCAGTATCTCCATATTATAATAAACCAAACCAGGAAGGGCTTTATCAGCATTATAAAGCTTTAGCTTCCACAGGGAAGAATATTATTATCTATAATGTGCCTTCAAGAACGGGGCAGAATGTAGAAGCAGATACGACGCTTCGTCTTGCAAAGGAATTTCCTAATTTATTCCTGATTAAAGAAGCTTCACCTAATATTTTGCAATATTTTGATATTCTGAGAAAGAAACCTGAAGGCTTTTCATTAGTGTCAGGAGATGATGAATATACATTACCGGTAACACTGGCAGGAGGAGACGGAGTCATTTCCGTAATCGGGCAGGCTTATCCAAAAGAATTCTCTACCATGGTACAGCTGGCATTTGAAGGGAAAGTAAAAGAAGCTTATGAAATTCACAATAAGCTGGTAGATATTACCCGCCTTATTTTTGCAGAAGGAAACCCTTGTGGTATCAAAGTAATTCTGGCTGAAAAAGGAATCATCAAAAATTTCCTGAGATTACCTTTGGTACAAGCTTCGGAAGGACTTCATGCTAAAATAAAAGCTGAGATGGCTACCATTTAAGAATGATTCAATACGTTGCAGGAAATGAATTTTAAATGTTCCAGTACCATTTTCATGATGCAATAAACATATTAAGGTGAAAAGCTCAATGCTTTTCGCCTTTTTATTTTACGGATTGATTGAATAGAGAGATCAGAGAATATTAAAATAGAATATTCAGAAAGAATTTTATGAACTTTGCATTTAACATCAGAATAAGAAAATCAGAATAATGAAATTAATAGAAGCAAAAGAAAAGGATATTCCTTTGATCCGGGATTTGGCAAGAAGATCATGGGAGAGTGCATATGTAGGAATTATTTCCAATGAACAGATCAATTATATGCTGGGGGAAATGTATTCTCAGGATGAAATTTCAAAGCATATGAAAAATCCCAATTATCATTATTATTTAATTTTTGACGAGGACAATGACTCTTTTGAAGGCTTTATGGGCTATGAACACGGATACGAAGAAGGAACTACAAAACTGCACAGAATTTATCTCGTTCCGGAAAGTAAAGGAAAAGGTTTTGGGAAAGGGGCGCTTGATTTCCTGAAGACAAAACTTGCGGAAAGCGCTGATCATAGAGTTATCTTGCATGTAAACAAAGAGAATAATGCGAAAAAATTCTATGAATCTCAGGGTTTTAATGTTTATAATGAATTGGTTTTGGATATTGGAAATGGTTTCGTAATGGATGATTACCAAATGGAGTATATAATTCACTTTGATTTGACTTAAAATTCTGTAACATTTTATTATAATTCTATAACAAGTGATCTGTTTTTTTGATTCATCTTTGCTTCAGAACCAAATCACTTATAACAATACATTCATATGCTTGGTTTTGAGCTGAACAGCTTTTTATCAGTATATTTTTTTCATCCTTAGTGTTTAAATTCCTGTATTCTACAATACAGGAGTTTTTGCGTCTATATGGCAAGAAGAAAAAAAATAGACCTATTTCACATTTAAATGAAATAAATTATTATATTTACTAAATAAAATTGGTTTATATAATACTAGGATGAAAATGTATGTTAAATTTGATTTCAATGCCCTCTGTAAAAAGGTATTGGACGAAAAACTTAAAGAACACGGGCTGAAGTACAGGCTGCTGAACTTTGGTGAAGTGGAGTTCTATGAGCCCCTGACTCAGGAACAGCATCATCTTTTTAAGAAAAATCTGGAAGATTATGGAATCGAAATCATAGAAAGCCAGAAAACCGCACTGGTACAGAAAATAAAAGATGCCATTGTAGAACTGGTGTTTTCTGATGAGATTATTCCGGTAAAAGCATCAATTTATATTGCTGAAAAACTCAACCACAGCTACGGATATCTTTCCAACCTGTTTTCAGAAGTTGCTTATACCTCTATTGAGAACTTTATTATTTTGCAGAAGATAGAACATGCAAAAGCCCTGATCATAAGAAATAAACAAAGTCTTACGGAGATTGCCCATAAGCTCAACTATTCCAGTGTGGCCCATCTGAGCACTCAGTTTAAAAATACAACAGGAATTACTCCGTCCCAGTTTCAAAAGATTATCGGTAAACGAAGAAGAGCCCAAAGCACGGCAATAAACCCTAAAATGCAGTATGAATAAAGAATTTCTGAACGTAATCGTAGCAGATCATGATGAAAGCACCTTAATCTTTTTTAAAACTATTCTGAAAGAGCTGAAAATCTCTATAAAAGTTCAATGTTTCAACAACGGAAAAGATCTGATGGAATATCTGAATAATGAAGATGCGGTAGTTCCTGAAATTATTTTCATGAATTATACGATTCCCGGAAAAGAAAGCATGGAATGTCTTAAAGAGATGGAGGCCAATTCTAAATTTAACAATATGGTGACTGCCATTTTTTCTGAACCCATACCGGAAAATGAAATAGAGGATATTTTCGTAAAAGGAGCGAATATTTTTATGAAAAAGCCGGAGTGTTTTGAGAGGCTGAAAAAGGTGCTTACGGAAGTTATTACCATCAATTGGCAGTATCATACCTCGGGTTTAAATAAAGATCATTTCATCCTTAAAATAGGATGAATAAAGGATTTATTAATTTAATATTAATAAATCATAAATCATATTTGTTGCATACTATTCACAAATAAGTGAAAATTTTATAACTAATAATTAAAATAATATAAAAAGGATCCGGATTAATATACAGACATTTGTAAAAGTAAACTCAGACACAAATTTCATTATATAGTAGAAGATACGGATGAATGAAAAGCAATTGTTTCTACAGAACAAAAAATTATATAAATCACGATGTTAGTTAAACAAAATGGATTATAATAATTTTCCAATTTTAAAGCACAGAAGATCTTTAAACAAAACGGTACAATCATGAAAACTCAAAAGTAGTTGGAGATATTTTTATTCGTTTCATTCCCTCATCTCCACCGAAACACAGTTAGTTTTTATAATAAGCAAGTTGGAAAAAATAATTCATTTTGTTTTTTATAATTTATTTTAATAGTTATGGTTTAAAACGCATTATATTGTTATATAAATATTTTTCACACCACATCACAAAATATTAAGCCATAGCTATTAAAATAAGTTTATTTTGGACAGACCAAAAGTAATTTCTTCTAAATAACAGTTTTATAAGGGGGCCGCAGAAAATCTTTTCTGCGGTTTTTTTTATGATATTTTACTCCACTTGTTTTTTCCTTTGTAATATCTGATATAATAGTTTTTAATAATCAGATTATCAGGTCTGGAAAGCATAGGATCTGCTTCCAGAATTCGTTCTACCGTATTTTTTGTAGTCTTGATGATGGCTGAATCATTGATCAGATCCAGTCTTTTAAAATCTACCACGCCACTTTGCTGAGTTCCCAGAATATCTCCCGGACCCCGGAGCTGCATATCCACTTCAGAAATTTTAAAACCATCATTGGTCTCTGTCATAGTCTTGATACGCGTTCTGCTTTCTTTGGATAGCTTGTCGGAAGTCATCAGAATACAATAGCTCTGTTCAGCCCCTCTTCCCACACGTCCCCGCAGCTGGTGAAGCTGTGAAAGCCCAAATCTTTCCGAACTTTCAATTACCATTACAGAAGCATTGGGAACATTTACTCCTACTTCAATGACCGTAGTGGCTACCATAATCTCAGCTTTTCCGGAAGCAAAATAAGCCATAGCAGCATCTTTTTCGTCAGGCTTCATCTTTCCATGCAGCATGGTTACGTTATATTCTGAGAAAAACTCCATCACGTGTTCCAAACCTTCCATAAGATTTTTATAATCCAGCGTTTCAGATTCCTCAATAAGAGGATATACGAAGTAAACCTGCCTGCCTTTTTTGATTTCGTCCTTACAGAAATTATACACATACAACCTGTCTTTTTCACGCCTGTGAGCAGTAATGATAGGTTTTCTTCCTACAGGCATTTCATCAATTACAGAAACATCCAGATCAGAATAAAAACTCATTGCCAGTGTCCTTGGAATAGGAGTGGCTGTCATCACCAGAATATGCGGCGGAATTTTATTCTTTGCCCAAAGCTTAGCCCTCTGGGCAACGCCAAACCTGTGCTGCTCGTCAATGATGGCTAATCCAAGATTTTTAAACTTCACTTTGTCTTCTAAAACAGCATGGGTTCCCACCAAAATTGAAAGTGAACCGTTTTCCAGTTCCTCGTGGATAATCCTTCTCTCAGCTGCTTTGCTGGAGCCAGTAAGAAGCCGGATATTGATTCCTGTTTCTTCTAATAGTTCTTTGATACCGTTATAGTGCTGCTGGGCAAGAATTTCCGTAGGAGCCATCAGACAGCTCTGGAAACCGTTGTCCATGGCGATAAGCATCGTAAGAAGGGCCACCATTGTTTTGCCGGAGCCTACGTCACCCTGCAGAAGCCTGTTCATCTGAACCGGCCTCTTCATATCCATGCGAATTTCTTTTAAAACTCTTTTCTGTGCATTGGTAAGCTCAAAAGGGAGATGATTTTCATAAAAATCATTGAAATGATCGCCGATAACAGGAAAAGGATTGCCATACGATTGTGTTTTATGATGGAGTTTCTTCAAACCATATCCCAATTGAAAAAAGAATGATTCTTCAAATTTCAGTCTGTAATCTGCTTTATCAAAATGTTCCTGATCTTTTGGAAAATGAACATTCAGAAAAGCATGCTGTCTGGACATGAACTTAAAGGTTTTCATCAGATATTCCGGGAAATTCTCTTCAATAAGATTCGGAATTTCTTTGCAGATATTTCTCAGCGCATTCTGAAAAAATCTTTGATTTAAACCTCTCTTGGTCAGTTTCTCGGAACTCGGATAAATGGGTTTAAGGCGGGTATCTCCTTCTTTATTTTCTTCCGCCTCTATTTCCGGATGCGGCATAGAAAACTGACGGTTGAAAACGTTAATTTTCCCAAAAATATAGACCTCTTTATGGATCGGAAGCTGTTCTTTAAGCCATTTGGAATACTGAAACCAAACCAGATCCATACTGCCTGTTTCATCATTGAATTTTGCCGATAACCTTTTGGTTTTACCGGTCTGTATTTCCTGTACGTTTGTAATTCTTCCTTTCAGCTGTATTTCCTGGCTGGTTTCTTCCTGTAGCTGGGAAACAGTATAGATTTTACTTTTGTCCAGATAGCGGATGGGGTAGAAATTCAACATGTCTTCCACGGTAGATAATCCCAGCACATTTTTGATGAGCTTGGCTCTTTCCGGACCTATTCCTTTTACATATTCTATGGAGGTTTCGAGATTCATTTTCAGGTTTCGGGATACGGTTTGCGAATTTTTTGATCCTTATTTCTGACAAAAGAAATAAAGGCTCGAATTTCGGTAAAATAAAAAAGACTTCCAAAAAAATCGGAAGCCTCTATAGTGAATTTTTAGAATTGAACCTTATGATCAGGTTTCAAAGTTCTCAATTAATCTTTGATTTTAGATTTGAATTTTTTCTGGTAATCTTCCCACTGTTCTCTGGTTTTGATTTTTTTGAATACATCTTTTGAGATCAGTTCCAGATAGGGTTCCAGCTCTTTGGCAGATAATTCTCCCTGAAGAATCGTGATAGGATCTCCCTGTTCATCCAGAAATACTGTACTTGGTACAGCACCCACATTCATGTATTGGGTAAACTCGTGCAGGGAATTTTTCCCTTTTTTATGCTCAGTATTGGGATTGGAAAATGTTCTTCCAAAAATCTCAATATTCTTTTTTTCTTCTGCATTAAAC of the Chryseobacterium aureum genome contains:
- a CDS encoding bifunctional metallophosphatase/5'-nucleotidase — encoded protein: MDRKSFLKAIGGGSLAMALAPNMMMAEELKILTQKTANKLTILHTNDQHSRIEPFDASYTKNPNQGGFARRASLIQQIRNQESNVLLLDSGDIFQGTPYFNFFGGELEFKLMSMMKYDASTMGNHDFDNGLDGFLKVLPNAKFPFICSNYDFKNTVLDGRTSPYQIFNKNGIKVGIFGVGIQLDGLVGKKQYGETVYSNPIEVAQHYSNFLKKDQKCDLVICLSHIGYDYKDEPNKICDTILAANTENIDIILGGHTHTFLPEPQTYTNRQGKNVLVNQVGWAGLLLGRIDFYFDINKNVQHISWNNQAIDSSITV
- a CDS encoding 5'-nucleotidase C-terminal domain-containing protein — translated: MKNKFLLLGIALASLTACKTASAPQLMTVKTQKNISINNELKNEEEFVQFIEPYKQKLDKEMNQKISHTNVDLTKQDDNSNLGNLLADYTFEGGNEWIKTHLKLNLDAALINIGGIRTTIGKGDILLKNVFEVMPFENEVVIVKMKGADLKGLFEYYAKTQVNNPVSHLYIETKNGQIIKSLINGKEVDPTKDYYIATSDYLALGGDNMKFFTQGESIATGIKMRDLFIDYFKKTPEVSASSDVRLNFIGKK
- the dapA gene encoding 4-hydroxy-tetrahydrodipicolinate synthase produces the protein MSILKGVGVALVTPFNEDLSVDFDSLTQLVEYNIENGTNYLVVLGTTAEAATLSAEEKKQVIEHIIKVNNKRLPLVLGIGGNDTLDVKKQIEEADLSAFEAVLSVSPYYNKPNQEGLYQHYKALASTGKNIIIYNVPSRTGQNVEADTTLRLAKEFPNLFLIKEASPNILQYFDILRKKPEGFSLVSGDDEYTLPVTLAGGDGVISVIGQAYPKEFSTMVQLAFEGKVKEAYEIHNKLVDITRLIFAEGNPCGIKVILAEKGIIKNFLRLPLVQASEGLHAKIKAEMATI
- a CDS encoding GNAT family N-acetyltransferase, whose amino-acid sequence is MKLIEAKEKDIPLIRDLARRSWESAYVGIISNEQINYMLGEMYSQDEISKHMKNPNYHYYLIFDEDNDSFEGFMGYEHGYEEGTTKLHRIYLVPESKGKGFGKGALDFLKTKLAESADHRVILHVNKENNAKKFYESQGFNVYNELVLDIGNGFVMDDYQMEYIIHFDLT
- a CDS encoding helix-turn-helix domain-containing protein, yielding MKMYVKFDFNALCKKVLDEKLKEHGLKYRLLNFGEVEFYEPLTQEQHHLFKKNLEDYGIEIIESQKTALVQKIKDAIVELVFSDEIIPVKASIYIAEKLNHSYGYLSNLFSEVAYTSIENFIILQKIEHAKALIIRNKQSLTEIAHKLNYSSVAHLSTQFKNTTGITPSQFQKIIGKRRRAQSTAINPKMQYE
- a CDS encoding response regulator; translation: MNKEFLNVIVADHDESTLIFFKTILKELKISIKVQCFNNGKDLMEYLNNEDAVVPEIIFMNYTIPGKESMECLKEMEANSKFNNMVTAIFSEPIPENEIEDIFVKGANIFMKKPECFERLKKVLTEVITINWQYHTSGLNKDHFILKIG